The following DNA comes from Methanothrix sp..
GTCCCCCGGTTAATTCTCATGGCCATGATGATCTGGGTACTGGGGGAGGCTATGGCCTTGAATGTTATAGAGTACAGCCACAACGTTGCTGGAACGGGCACAGTCATGACCGACTTCGATATAGGCTCGGCGGAGAGCACAAAAGCCATAGGAGAGGTTCACGGCACAGGAGAGGTTGTGAACAGGTATCTCTTTCAATCCAACCACTCCCAGAATGTCACCATTTTGAATCAGCTCCTCTTCACCAAAGCCAAGCCATCCAATGAAACCCTCATCAATAGATACCCCAGGATGGAGAGAAGACCGGGAAGCTTCAGGCTTCTGGGAATGCCCTGGTCAGGAAAGATAGATTCCATCGATGCAAAAATTGGCCCATAGAATCATCTTCGCCCCAGGCCAAAGATTTATAAATATTCCTTAAAATTGTAATAGATATGGCGGGAGGGGCAGAAGCCAGGAGCATGAGGAGGTTCGACGAGCTGAATCTGCTCTGTAAAGGCTGCGGAGATCTGATCTGCAAGCATAAGGAGATCTCAGTCGTCTCCCATGTGGATGCTGATGGTCTGACTGCTGCTGCCATCATCTGCACTGCCCTGAAGAGAAGGAATATCGAGTACAAGCCCCTCTTCTTCCGGCAACTGGATGAGGTCGCACTGGATGAGGTCGCCGACCAGGGAGCTGACCTGGTCATATTCACAGACCTTGGCAGCGGGATGATCCAGGAGATCTCAGATAGGAGGCTGGATGCAATTGTGGCCGACCATCATAAGCCACAGGACTGCTCATCACAGCCCCTGGCCCACATCAATCCCCATCTGGTGGGAGCAGATGGAGCAAACCAGCTCAGCGGCAGCGGCAGCTCATTTCTTCTGGCCAGGGCCCTGGCATCCGACCCCGGGGCCAATGACGATCTGGCGGCACTGGCAGTGGTGGGAGCAGTGGGCGATCTGCAGGATATGGCCAGCGGCCAGCTCATCGGCCTGAACCGCCACATCCTGGATATAGGCTCAAGAGCGGGGGTGATAGACTACTGCAGAGACATCAAGCTCTTCGGCAGGCAGACCCGCCCGGTCTATAAGATGCTAGAGTACTCCCAGGACCCTTATCTGCCCGGACTCTCAGGCAAAGAGGACGCATGCATTGATTTCCTTAAAGAGATTGGAATCCGTCTGGGCGGGGAGAGATGGCGGCGCTGGATAGATCTCAGCCAGGAGGAGAAGGCTGCAGTGGTCACGGCCATCATTCAGAAAGGGATGCGCAGCGGCATCTCCAATACCAGGCTGGAGCGGCTGATCGGCGAGGTCTACATCCTGCTGAAGGAGCGGGAGGGAACTGAGCTCAAAGATGCCTCTGAGTATTCGACCCTCCTGAATGCCACCGCCCGTTACGGCCATGCCAGTGTCGGTCTGAAGGTCAGTATGGGGGATAGAGAGAAGGCCCTCGATCAGGCCCGCGCCCTCCTGGGACAGCATCGCCAGAACCTGGTAGCCGGACTGAAGCTGGTCGCCGAGAGGGGGATCACCCCATTGAAGAGCATCCAGTACTTCGATGCTGGAGATGCCATCCTGGACACGATCATCGGGATTGTAGCCGGAATGAGCTTCCAGATGGCGGACCGCAACCGGCCCATCCTGGCCTTTGCCCAGAACGAGGAGGGAGATCTCAAGGTATCCGCCCGGGGAACCCAGGATCTGGTTCGCTCCGGCCTGGATCTGGCCTCTGCCCTCTCCCTCTCCGCCCGGGCTGTGGGTGGGATGGGAGGGGGCCATAATGTCGCTGCCGGAGCGACCATTCCTCAGAAGGCAAAAGAGGAATTCCTGCAGATGATGGACAGCATCATCTCAGAGCAGCTCTCCGGCAAAAATGATATAAAAATAGGCATCCTAGGTGCAGGGCAATGAGCCGTATCCGCACTCTCTCATATGATCCTTTGCTACCAGTATCTGCTCCTCGATGCTGAAGTTGCCCGCAAAGAGGTGGTTGATCCGCGATTGCTCGTGCCTGACATCGCCGCTCTCAGGGTCCAAGACCAGATAACCTAAACGCCCTATGCCGATGAAATCAGCATCGATTGTGATCTCAGTGAGATTGGCCTCCGTTCGCAGATCCATCTTTGTCGAGAGGCGGGTGGCATCGGTGAACTCCACATTCGCCCGGGTCAGCAGCGGAATGTTATTGACCAGGGTGTTCTGGCGGAACTTCTGGTCATAGGAGAAGAGATGGGCATTGGGATTGCTCTTGCTGCCGATCTGCATTGTGTAATGCTCTGCATTGACTGGTACCAGGAGGATAAACAGTACCATCAACCAAGATAGCCCTGCCGCCATCCAGCCTCTCGTCGCTATAATCTTATCACATCTCCGCAAACAGGCTCCACCAGTACTCTTCGTCCATCTCAGCGGAATATACAGTTACCGCTGGCCCTTCCATAAATGCCTTATCCCCGGCAAATGTTATGATCAGCGGCCCTCCCTTAGTCTCCACCAGAATCTCATCCCCGAGCAGCCCCAGCCTGCGGGCAATACTGGCTGAGGCCACAGCTCCCGTTCCACAGGAGAAGGTCTCCCCCTCCACCCCCCGCTCGAAGGTCCTGACCTGCAATGATGACCCTGCCCGGACGAAGTTGACATTCGCCCCCTCAGGAAAGAGAGTGCAGTGTCTGATTGGCGGAGCAGCATCATCGATATCAATATCCAGGTCTTCCACAAAGATAACGGCATGGGGAACGCCGGTATTGACCGCCGAGATGGCATAATCTCCTATCGTCTCATTTATCAGATCGCCGCTGCCGCAGGCAGGAATGGAGGGTCTATCGAACCGGGGCACTCCCATATCCACCCTGGCCCAAAAGCCCCCATCCCTCTCCCGAACCTGGACTGGGATTATGCCCGCCAGTGTCTCTACATCGAAGGATTGGCCCACATAGCCCGTCTCCCAGGCATACTTGGCAAGACAGCGTATGCCATTGCCGCACATCTCCGCCTCTGAACCGTCCGGCTGAAACAGCCTCATGCCCAGGTCTGCTCGCTGGCTGCCTGTCAGAAACAGAACTCCATCTGCTCCTATGCCAAAGCTGCGACGGCAGCATGCGATAGCAATTCTCCTCTTGGCGCTCTCAGCCACAAGCTCCCTTGAGATCTCATCTATGAGGATGAAATCATTGCCATTTCCATGCAGCTTGACAAAGCCAAGGCTGTGGGGCGGAAAGGGACCGTCTTCGAGCTCTATCTCAGAAATCTCTGCCAGCTTCATTTTATATACCATGCATCCTTTTGCTAAAGCTTGTTATGTTGTGGTGGTGATTTGGTATTAAACCCATTCTACAGGTGGCAATGGATCTTCTGGAGTTGGACAGATCGATTCAGATAGCCAAAGAGGCCGTACTGGGTGGAGCAGACTGGATCGAGGCCGGCACCCCTCTCATCAAGAGCGAGGGCATGGACTCTGTGCGCGAGATGAAAAGAGCCCTTCCCGGGACGAAGATCGTAGCAGATATGAAGACCGTGGACACCGGCGCCATGGAGGTGGAGATGGCAGCCAAGGCGGGGGCGGATATTGTGGCACTGCTGGCAGCATCCGACAACTCCACCGTCGAGGATGCCCTGCGGGCGGCGCGCAAGTATGGGGTGCAGATAATGATGGATCTTCTCACTGTACCCGATCCAGTTGGCCGCTCCCGTGAGCTGGAAGCGCTGGGAGTGGACTACATCTGCGTTCATGTGGGAATAGACCAGCAGATGACCGGCAAGGACACAATCGATTTTCTTAAGCAGATCGTCGAAGAGGTGAAGACCCCTGTTGCCGCTGCAGGGGGTATGGATGCTGCCTCTGCTGCCGATGCCGTGGCCAGCGGAGCGGACATAGTCATCGTAGGAGGAAGCATCGTGCGCAGCGCAAATGTGACTGAATCTGCGCGGAGGATTCGCGAATCCATCGACAATGCCCAGGCAAGCACCACCCCTAAGATGAGCCTGGATGAGGAGATCGTCTCTTTGCTGCGCAGTGTATCCTCATCCAATATCTCCGATGCCATGCACCGCAAGGGAGCCATGCGGGGGATTCACCCCCTGATCCCGGGAAAGAAGATCGTGGGCCGGGCGATCACAGTGCAGACATTTGCTGGAGACTGGGCAAAACCGGTTGAAGCCATCGATCTGGCAGGCCCAGGCGACGTCCTGGTGATCTATAATGGAAGCAATAACATCGCTCCCTGGGGTGGATTGGCCACACTGAGCTGCAAGATCAAGGGGGTGGAGGGAGTTGTCGTTGATGGCGCAGTGCGGGACCTGCAGGAGATAAGGCCAATGGACTATCCACTCTTCTCCTCTGATGTGGTTCCCAATGCCGGGGACCCCAAAGGCATGGGGGAGATAAACTCGGAGATAGTCTGTGGCGGCCAGACTGTCCGGCCCGGCGATTATATCGTGGGCGATGATAGCGGTGTGGTGGTGATTCCCAAAGAGAGGGCCTATGAGATCGCGAGAAGGGCGAAAGAGGTGGAGAAGACTGAAGACAGGCTCTTTGAGGAGATCCGCCGGGGAAAGACGCTATCTCAGGTGGTAAACCTGGAGAAATGGGAGAAGGTCGGATAGCAAGCCGTAAATAGAGGGAAATATTCTGAAAAAAGACTGAAAGATGTCAATCGATAGGTCAGTTGATGCCAGCCAATAGGGATTGCATATCCCAATAACGATCGGATATCACAACAACGATTGCATATCTCAACAAGGATCGGATATCCCAATGAAGATTGCAGATGCAATCAGAGCCAAAGATGCCTAGCAGTTGGTTGATCAGATCGATTTCGAGGAGAATTATATGGAACTGGACGATATCATTTCCAAGTACCCGCCCAAGCAGATGATGCTGATTCCCATAGCAGTCATTATATTAGCATTGATCAGCTTGGGGGTAACCTATCTCAATACGGGATCGCCCGTAAATCTGGGGATAGAGTTCACAGGAGGCACACTGGTCACAGTGCCAGCTACCGATTCAGAAGATGCCGTAGCCGGAGAGTATGATAAATACCCGCTGGCCGGTGTGAGAGATGTGGGCAGCCGATATATGATTCAGTTCGGCCCCATGAGCGACGAGGAATACACGGCGCTTGCCCAGCAGATCGTGGACAGATACGGAGACGATGCCGAGATCAGACATATGGGACCCATATACAGCCAGAACCTTCAGGCGCAGGTGGTGAAATATCTGCCCCTCTCATTTTTGTTCATGGCGATAGTGGTCTTCATATTATTCAGGCAGGTCGTTGTCTCATTGCTGGTGGTGCTCTGCGCTCTGGCTGATATCCTGACAGCGGCGGCATCAATGAACCTGACAGGAGTCCAGCTCTCCTTGGGGACGGTGGCGGCATTGCTAATGCTCATCGGCTACTCGGTTGATACTGATATTCTGCTCACCATGAGGGTCTTGAAACGCAAAGGGACAGTGGATGAGAAGATAAAGGGGGCAATGGGCACCGGCCTGACCATGGCCGCAACCACGATCTCGGCGGTGATCGCTCTCATAATCGTCTCCAATTTCCTCCATCTGCTACTGCCCTCATTCAGCAGAATGGATGTGATAGCAGATATGTCGACAGTGCTCATCTTCGGCCTGGCGGCAGATGTATTCAATACCTGGATCACTAATGCCCAGGGGCTGAGATGGTATTTAGGCCGGCCTCGCAAGGCAGCAAGGGGGCAGAGGAGATGAGCCTGATAGAAGACCTCAGCAGGGACAAGAGAGTTGTGCTGTTCGCTTTATTCCTGGCGGCGGCCTTGATCTGCATAGGGGCCTTTGGCCTCAAGTATGGCCTGGACCTGCAGGGCGGATCTTATCTTCAGCTCAAACTGCAGGGGGCCATGGCCCAGGTGGATGCCAATCCTGGGAGCATTCTCCAGTATCAGTTTGCCACCAACTCCGTGGAGAGGCGCGGTGACAGCTATATTGTGACCGTTCCGGGCAGCGTCGATCCAGCCCTTCCGAGCAGCCTGGGGTATATGAACGCTGAGATGGCACCGCTTCTCAACGCCACCAAGGTCACCATACCTGCCTCTCCCGAGACGATAATAATCAATTATCTGCAAAAGGGCCTTGACGCTGACGTCAAGATTGTGCAATTCGCCCCCGTCATTTATGAGATCAGGACCGATGTCACCAGGGAATCCCTTGATGCCCTCCTCGCCCCAGTGGGCGGGAAGGTGCCCACAGGCGAGGATACCTTCGCTGAAGGGCTCACACCTGAGACTGTGGAGGATACGAAGAGGGTCCTGGACTCCAAGCTCAACCGTCTGGGGCTGCAGGACATCAGAGTGAGGATGATGGACAACAAGTACATCCTCATCGATCTGGCGGGAATGGATGTGGCCTCGGCTCAGGATGTAGTGGGCAAGCCCGGCAAGTTCGAGATCAGGATCCAGACCGAGGAGAACCAGAGCATGCATGTCCTTTATGGAGATGCAGTGGAGTCCGTGGACATCCCAAGGGGCGATCGGAGCGGCCAGTGGGGAGTGCCCTTCACCCTCTCCGAGGGAGGGGCAGCAGCCTTCCAGAAGGCAGCGATAGACACCGGCGCTGTCAAGAACCCGGAGGCACACCACATAACCATGTACCTGGACAAGGAGCCTGTCTTCAGCGCCCCCCTCTCCCCGGAGCTGGCAAGCACCCTGCAGAAGGCACCATCGCGAGGGCTGGAGGCACGGGTGGGCGCAGGGGAGCAAGGCTCCCAGGAGGCTAAGAAGCTCCAGATTCACCTGCAGGAGGGCGCCCTGCCGGTCAATGTGGATATTGTGGGATCGGGCCAGGTATCAGCCGCTCTGGGCAAACGGTTCAAGATCCAGATGGTGATAGCCGGCTTGATCGCCCTTCTTGCTGTTGCTGCCATGATATACTACCGCTACCGGGAGAGGAGGATAGTGCTGCCCATGCTCTTCACCTCGCTGAGCGAGGTGGCGATCATGCTGGGCGTCTGGTCCCTGGCCAAATGGCAGCTTGATCTGGCCAGCCTGGCCGGCATCATCATGGTGATAGGGACGGGCGTCGATCAACTGGTCATCATCACCGATGAGGTGATCAAGGGTGGAGAGGCCGCACCTGCCTCATCTGAGAGAAGCATTAAAGAGAGGGCGGCAGAGGCGGCAGAGAAGGCAGGCATTGGCAAAGCGACGGCCGTGACCACCAGCAAGGTCTATCTGGGCCGCCTTTCCCGCGCCTTTGCCATCATCCTGGGCGCAGCAGCGACCACAGTCGTGGCCATGCTTCCGTTGCTCTACATGGGATTCGGTGCCCTGACTGGATTCGCCCTGATCATCATCATCGGTGTGGCCCTGGGAACGCTGGTGGCAAGGCCCGCCTATGGCAGGATCATAGGTTATATCCTGAGCAGAAGCTAGATCTATCCACTGCAGGCCAGAGGATGGTCTGCAGGCCACAGCTTTTTTATTTTTTTATTATTCCATTGATGCTGGCCCCGGCGAAGGCTGCGCCCACCACGATGTTCAAGAAGTAGGTGATCAGACGCCACAGGACGATCAAAGGCAGCAGCAGGGCAGGGGAGACAAAGGCGGAATAAAGGTAGCTCATTCCCAGCTCTGCTATTCCGCTGGCCCCGGGGGTCAGTGGAAGGAGGCCCACTATCGCCAGGATGTTCTGAGCTGTCACCGAGAGAAGGATGCTGGAGTCATGGGCCATGCCCGCCAATAGAGCTGAGGGGACCAGAAAATCGCTCAACCAGATGATCGCCGTCATCATCCCCAGGACCGGCAAGCAGCGCATTGTCTCTTTAACAAGCTGAATTCCAGCATCCCGAAACAGCCAGATCTCCCGCTCCAGGGAGAGGACGACCCCTCTGTTCCCGGTCTTCTTCTTAATCCACTCCATCATACGGGCAATCCTTCTCGGTCGGATGATGAGTTGCCTGAGAAATGCCAGGAAAAGCAGCAGAAAGAGAAGGAAGATAGCGCCCACCTTCAGGCCGAAGTCAGCGAAAAAGCCGGAGATCATGAGAAATACCGCCAGTGAGGTCAGGAAGAATATGCTGTCAAGCAGCCTCTCGCTTATCACCACCGCTGTAGCACCCCCGTAGCTCATGCCGTCATCTGCCAGGATCTTGACGCGCAGGGGCTCTCCTCCGGCAGAAGATGGAGTGATGGCGGCCAGGAAACTCGAGGCCAGAGTGCATCGAAAGGAGAGGGAGAAGTCTATTGGGTGGCCGGCCATTGATGCCAGCAGCTTGAGCCGGAGGGAGTAGATCATCCAGGAGAGGACATGAAGGGCGACCGCCAGGATCATGAACCCCCCACTGACCCTCGAGATCACCTCCCAGCTTATATCGGCACCAGTATAATGGATGATGAGGACGATGGAGACGAGGCTCATCAGGATGGCAAATGATGTGGCCTTCAGTCTCTCATTCATCAATTGATTGCTAAAGATCTATTCTGTAAATACTTATTGACCCGAGCTCTCATAGGCCACCTCTCTGTAGACCGACTCCACCAGATCCAGGGCTTGCGTCCAGGAGTACTTCTCCTCCACAGCCACCCTTCCCTTCCGGCCCAGACTCCTCCTCAGATCAGGGCTTCTGTGCAGCTCCAGTATCATATCGCTCAGCTCTTCCGGACTGGAATAGACCATTCCTCCCTCCTCTGCTATCTCAGCCACCCCCGGGGTATTGAAG
Coding sequences within:
- a CDS encoding protein translocase subunit SecF; its protein translation is MVDQIDFEENYMELDDIISKYPPKQMMLIPIAVIILALISLGVTYLNTGSPVNLGIEFTGGTLVTVPATDSEDAVAGEYDKYPLAGVRDVGSRYMIQFGPMSDEEYTALAQQIVDRYGDDAEIRHMGPIYSQNLQAQVVKYLPLSFLFMAIVVFILFRQVVVSLLVVLCALADILTAAASMNLTGVQLSLGTVAALLMLIGYSVDTDILLTMRVLKRKGTVDEKIKGAMGTGLTMAATTISAVIALIIVSNFLHLLLPSFSRMDVIADMSTVLIFGLAADVFNTWITNAQGLRWYLGRPRKAARGQRR
- the hxlA gene encoding 3-hexulose-6-phosphate synthase; this encodes MKPILQVAMDLLELDRSIQIAKEAVLGGADWIEAGTPLIKSEGMDSVREMKRALPGTKIVADMKTVDTGAMEVEMAAKAGADIVALLAASDNSTVEDALRAARKYGVQIMMDLLTVPDPVGRSRELEALGVDYICVHVGIDQQMTGKDTIDFLKQIVEEVKTPVAAAGGMDAASAADAVASGADIVIVGGSIVRSANVTESARRIRESIDNAQASTTPKMSLDEEIVSLLRSVSSSNISDAMHRKGAMRGIHPLIPGKKIVGRAITVQTFAGDWAKPVEAIDLAGPGDVLVIYNGSNNIAPWGGLATLSCKIKGVEGVVVDGAVRDLQEIRPMDYPLFSSDVVPNAGDPKGMGEINSEIVCGGQTVRPGDYIVGDDSGVVVIPKERAYEIARRAKEVEKTEDRLFEEIRRGKTLSQVVNLEKWEKVG
- a CDS encoding DHHA1 domain-containing protein, whose product is MAGGAEARSMRRFDELNLLCKGCGDLICKHKEISVVSHVDADGLTAAAIICTALKRRNIEYKPLFFRQLDEVALDEVADQGADLVIFTDLGSGMIQEISDRRLDAIVADHHKPQDCSSQPLAHINPHLVGADGANQLSGSGSSFLLARALASDPGANDDLAALAVVGAVGDLQDMASGQLIGLNRHILDIGSRAGVIDYCRDIKLFGRQTRPVYKMLEYSQDPYLPGLSGKEDACIDFLKEIGIRLGGERWRRWIDLSQEEKAAVVTAIIQKGMRSGISNTRLERLIGEVYILLKEREGTELKDASEYSTLLNATARYGHASVGLKVSMGDREKALDQARALLGQHRQNLVAGLKLVAERGITPLKSIQYFDAGDAILDTIIGIVAGMSFQMADRNRPILAFAQNEEGDLKVSARGTQDLVRSGLDLASALSLSARAVGGMGGGHNVAAGATIPQKAKEEFLQMMDSIISEQLSGKNDIKIGILGAGQ
- the dapF gene encoding diaminopimelate epimerase, whose protein sequence is MKLAEISEIELEDGPFPPHSLGFVKLHGNGNDFILIDEISRELVAESAKRRIAIACCRRSFGIGADGVLFLTGSQRADLGMRLFQPDGSEAEMCGNGIRCLAKYAWETGYVGQSFDVETLAGIIPVQVRERDGGFWARVDMGVPRFDRPSIPACGSGDLINETIGDYAISAVNTGVPHAVIFVEDLDIDIDDAAPPIRHCTLFPEGANVNFVRAGSSLQVRTFERGVEGETFSCGTGAVASASIARRLGLLGDEILVETKGGPLIITFAGDKAFMEGPAVTVYSAEMDEEYWWSLFAEM
- a CDS encoding flippase-like domain-containing protein; this translates as MNERLKATSFAILMSLVSIVLIIHYTGADISWEVISRVSGGFMILAVALHVLSWMIYSLRLKLLASMAGHPIDFSLSFRCTLASSFLAAITPSSAGGEPLRVKILADDGMSYGGATAVVISERLLDSIFFLTSLAVFLMISGFFADFGLKVGAIFLLFLLLFLAFLRQLIIRPRRIARMMEWIKKKTGNRGVVLSLEREIWLFRDAGIQLVKETMRCLPVLGMMTAIIWLSDFLVPSALLAGMAHDSSILLSVTAQNILAIVGLLPLTPGASGIAELGMSYLYSAFVSPALLLPLIVLWRLITYFLNIVVGAAFAGASINGIIKK
- a CDS encoding preprotein translocase subunit SecD, coding for MSLIEDLSRDKRVVLFALFLAAALICIGAFGLKYGLDLQGGSYLQLKLQGAMAQVDANPGSILQYQFATNSVERRGDSYIVTVPGSVDPALPSSLGYMNAEMAPLLNATKVTIPASPETIIINYLQKGLDADVKIVQFAPVIYEIRTDVTRESLDALLAPVGGKVPTGEDTFAEGLTPETVEDTKRVLDSKLNRLGLQDIRVRMMDNKYILIDLAGMDVASAQDVVGKPGKFEIRIQTEENQSMHVLYGDAVESVDIPRGDRSGQWGVPFTLSEGGAAAFQKAAIDTGAVKNPEAHHITMYLDKEPVFSAPLSPELASTLQKAPSRGLEARVGAGEQGSQEAKKLQIHLQEGALPVNVDIVGSGQVSAALGKRFKIQMVIAGLIALLAVAAMIYYRYRERRIVLPMLFTSLSEVAIMLGVWSLAKWQLDLASLAGIIMVIGTGVDQLVIITDEVIKGGEAAPASSERSIKERAAEAAEKAGIGKATAVTTSKVYLGRLSRAFAIILGAAATTVVAMLPLLYMGFGALTGFALIIIIGVALGTLVARPAYGRIIGYILSRS